TGGATTCCGGCTACCGCTGGGTCCACTACGCGCCCAGCGGGGCGACGCACGCCCTCACCGTGCAGCTCGACGCATCGGACCGGGTCCAGCAACTTTATGTGGATGTGGGCGAGGCCAGCGGCATTGGCGCGGACGGCCTGCCCTGGATGGACGACCTCTATCTGGACGTGGTGGGTCTTGTCGATGTGCAGCCGGACGGACGCTGGCAGGTGACGGCTACCGAGGTGATCGACCAGAACGAGTTGGAAGAGGCGCTCCAGTCGGGTCGGGTCACGCCGCAGCAGCACGCCTTTGCCTGGGCCGAGGCCGACGGCGTCGTGTCCGCCCTGCACGCCCAGTCTTTCGGGCCGCTGGAGGTGATGCGCCGCTACCTGCAAGACCCCTATACCTGATTCGCAGCCGAGCAGACTTGCATCCGGGCCACTGGACGCGCTAACTTGGTCGCCGCTGGAACGGTGTCCGAGTGGTTGAAGGAGCACGCCTGGAAAGCGTGTATAGGTGCAAGCTTATCGAGGGTTCGAATCCCTCCCGTTCCGCCAGCACAGCCAGAAGCGGGCCGCCTCAAGTTGAAGCGGCCCGCTTTGCTGTTTAAAGAATCTAGGCGTCGAGCACCCGTACCCGCCGAATCGCCCCATCCAAGAGGGCACGCACGTCTGCTTCGCTCTGGACCTCCACGTAGCCACGCAACACCGGCTCGGTGCCGGACGCGCGGAACATGGCCGACGCGCCGCCCACCAGATCGAGTTTCATGCCGTCGCGGGTGTTGACACCTTCCACGGCGTACCCGGCCACATCGCGGTAGGTCGCCGCCTCACCCAGCAGCCGGACCTTGTCAAAGTCGGCGCTGAGGTGCAGATCGGCCTGGTCATAGATGTGCTTGAAGCCGACATTCGCCTCGATCCCGGCAGACAGCTCGCCGAGGCTGTGGCCGCTCATCGCCACCGCTTCTATCAGTAGCAGGCTGTTGAGCAGGCCGTCACGCTCGGGAATATGCCCGCGCGACGACAGCCCGCCGGACTCCTCGCCGCCGATCATCACGACCCTGGCAGGGTCGGCCTGCCCTTCAGAAAGGCGTCAGCGATGTACTTGAAACTGACAGGCGTTTCCAGAAGTTCCAGGCCCAGTTGCCGGGTCAGCAGCTCGATGAGGCGGCGACTCGGCACCGTCTTGACGACCAGGCCCCGCAGCCCGCGCCCGTACAGATGCTTGATAAACACCGAAAAAATCTGATGGCTATCGAAAAACCGCCCGCCCGCCGTGACCGCGCCCACCCGGTCCGCGTCGCCGTCCGTCACGGCAGCGAAGGTCTACCCCGTCTCACAGATGAGCAGCTCCGCCTCCACCCGCGCCACCATCTCGGGCGTGGCGCTGCCGCCATACGGTCCCTTGAGTTTGTAGCCGTTGTAGACGGGTGGGTTGTGTGAGGCGGTGATCACAACGCCACCCGCCGCACCCAAATACAGGGCCGCAAACGAGAGGGCAGGCGTCGGCAGGTACGCCCCGGCCAGCCAGATGTCAAGGCGCATCATCGTCTCAGCCACGATGCGGGCAAAATTACGGCTCTGAAAGCAGGGATCGAAACCCACCACCACCGAGTTGCCGCCTGAGGTGGGCTTGCGCGACTAGGGTCTGTCTGGCTAAGTTTGATAGAGTCGTCTGTCATGGGCAGAACAGATCTCACGCCGGAACAATGGGCAAAACTGGAGCCTGAATGGCCAGGTAACCCCCGGCACGGACATGCCTACAAGCCGCATCTGCCGGTCATCAATGGCATTCTCTGGCGGCTGAAGACGGGAGCACCGTGGCGGGACATCCCAGAACGGTATGGCCCCTGGGAAACGTGTTGGGATCGCTTCACCCGCTGGTCACGCGATGGCACCTGGAAACGCGTCCTCGTGGCCCTCCAGGTCAAGGAAGATGCTCAGGGAAAGATTGATTGGGACGGCGCGTCCCTGGATAGCACCAGTTGTAAAGCCCACCGCGCTGCGGTGGGCGCACGAAAACAGCCAGCTAAGCTGGAAAAAAGGGGGCACTCAACGATGAGTGGCTCGGCATCAGCCGTGGAGGACGAAACAGCAAGATCCACGTGCTGACCGAGGGAAAACGCCGCCCGTTGGCCGTGCTGGTGTCGGAGGGTCAGGCCAGCGACCCGACCTACCTGCTTCCCCTCCTTGACGAGGTCTGCATCCGGCGGCCCGGTCCGGGCCGCCCTCGGAAGCGTCCGCCGATGGTGCGCGTAGATCGTGCGTACGGTGCACGGAAGTACCGTCAGCAACTGCGGAGCCGCAAGATCGTCTGTGTTTGTCCTGAACGCAAGGATGCCAAGAAAGCGCGGTTGAAGAAGGGCAGTCGTGGAGGTCGGCCCCCGAAATTCGACGCTGAAGCCGACAAGGGCCGCCAGGTGGTGGAATGCAACATCAATCGGCTCAAGGATTTTAGAGCACTCGCCACCCGCTACGAAAAACGTGGACATCAGTTTTTAGCCGTTGTACACGTTGCGTGCATTGTCCTCTGGCTCTGAAAACTCAGCCAGACAGACCCTAGACGCGGATTGGCGCACGTAAAGTCTTCTGCAATAGTTTCACGCCAGCCGTCAGTTCCGAATTTGATGGGCCTACTGGGTTCTCCAGAGCGAAAGTACTGCTGTCCCACAGCCTGGCAAATGTTCCCATTACTCCCCGCGCTTCCTGCGCAGCAGGCACAGGCAGTGTTGACAGTCACCCCTTTCCCCACTATCATTCCATCCGTGCTGAAAAGCACCCCTTGAAAGGGCGGCGATCAGAACCTTCCCCGGTTTTTTGACCCGACAGGTGTGGCCCCATCGTCTAACGGTTAGGACACTACCCTTTCAAGGTAGCGATACGGGTTCGAATCCCGTTGGGGTCACCACCACTGCCTCCGTTTCTGCTGCATGCAGGGCGGAGGTCTTTTTTTGCCATATAGCAGCTCACCCTGGCCCGCATCTTCGTGAAATACTGCTGGGCGTGCCGTTGCCCGCCGTTCCATCTGCCTCCATGTCTGTTCCCATTTCGGCCCAAGTACCGTTCACACCACCGCGCTGGCTCCCCTGGCTGATTGCTGCCGTTCCGGTGCTGCCGTTTTTCTATCTGGCCGCTTTCGGGGCGCTGGGATCGCTGCGGCGGCTGCCGCGAGTGGCCCGCTGGGTGCTGTTCTATTTTGCGGCCTCACAGGTGCTGGCCGCCCTGCTAACACCCAATCCGCTGCTCTCGCTGGCCTTCGGCGGCGTCCGCACACTGCTGATCCTGGCGATGATCTCGGCAGGCGTGTATCTGCAAGACAGCCGCCATCTGCGCCCGCTGCTGTGGGGGCAACTCATCATCTTCGTTTGGGCCTGGAGCTACACTCTACTGACCCAGGGCGTCGCGGGTGTCGAGGCGCGGCTCAATCACCCTTATTACTACCCGGTATCTCTGGGCCTGGTGGCGGTAGTGGCGCTCTGGCTGGTGATGTTCTGGCGCGGTGGCGCAGCCTGGTGGCGCATTCTGGCGGGCCTGGTCGTCGTCGCCACACTGCTGGCGGCAGGCAGCCGGGGACCGATGCTGGCGCTGACGCTGGGCAGCGTAGCGGCCCTGCTACTGGCCGGTCACCGGGGCAGCCGCCGCTGGGTGGTGGTGCCGCTGGGCGTGGTGGCCATTATCATCCTGGTGGTCAGCGCCCTGCAACTCAAGTTCGCGCCCATCCTGCGCCTGCTCGATGACCAGACCAGCGGGCGCAATTTTGTCTGGGCCGACGCCTACGCCGCCTGGCAGACCTCTGCGCTGGGCGGCGTGGGCGCTTATCAGGGCGGGCCTTACCTGACCTCGCTGTTCAAGGACGGCTGCGCGCTGCTGCCCACCCTGATTGCCGATACGCCGGTCTGCTCCCTGCTGGACGGCATCTGGATGACCGCCCACAACGCCTGGCTCCACTGGCTGCTGGAAACCGGCGTGATGGGCCTGAGCGGGCTGCTGGTCGTCTACGCCTACGGGCTGTGGGCAGCGGTCAAGAGCCGCGACCCACTGCTGATCGCCGTACTGTTCGGCTACACCGCCATGAACTTCGTGGACGTGGTGATCGCCGTGCCCAGCCCACACTTCGCCGAGCTGTGGTGGGTGGCGCTGGGCATCAGCGTGTGGCGCGCTCAGGGCGCAGCAGCAGAGCAAACACGGCCAGCAGAACCAGCGACAGCAGAACTGATCCCGCCAGCTTCAACGGGCTGAGCTGACCCAGGCCCGGACCGGGAGCCAGGCTGGTCAGCTCGGTCCAGTACAACCGGACAGGCAGGCAGGTCGCGCCGCCCGCCGCGCATTCCACCTGGACACTCAGCCCGTTCGTCGAGCGGCCAATCAGCGGCAGGCTCTGTTCGGTGAGCTGACTTTTCGGCCAGAAGGCGGTGGAGCGCTCCGTACGCGGCGAGAGCGCCTGACTGCCGTCCGAAGTCCAGCGCAAACGGTAAGCGCCCGCATCTGAGACCGAGAAGGTTCGCAGATCGCTGGCCTGCACGCCTTTGGGGAGCGTGAACGTGGCCGCTTGCAGATCGCTCAGGCTCCTGAACAGATTGGCTCCGTCGAACTGGACTACCGAGAGTCCAGAACTCGAAAATGGAGACTTCGCACTGTCGAGTGCCCACTGCACCGCGCCCAGGCCCACGCTCTGGCGTAAGGGCGGCGCATCAATCAGCTTGACCCCCGCATAGTACTGATTGATTGGACAGGCAGAGGCACACCCCTGCTCGAAATGCAGCACATGCTGCCCAGCCTCGACAAGTCCACTGGGAAGTACGGTGACGAACTGACCTGCTGGGAAGACGTAACGGCCCAGCGGCTGGCCGTCGAGCGCCACGCTGGCCTGCACCGACTGCTGCGGTGAATACAACTGATAGGTGAAGCTGACATAACGTGGCCCCGGCGTGCTGAACCAAATCTCGCTGACCGGCTGCGGCACCCGGTAAGGATTCACACCGTCCGATGCGGATGCGGAGAAGCCCAACATGCTCCAGCCCAGCGGAATCTGGGTACTCAGGTCGGTGGTCGTTTGTTCAGGGTTGCTGAATGGCATCTTTGTTCAAGTGTATCTTCAGCGCTGCCCACCGCTCGGTGTTCAGGCTCACGTCGCCCGGCAACGCCACACCCGCCTCGGCCCGCGTGCCCTCGCGCACGTCCGGCTTGCGGCGGCAGGCCAGCTCGTAGACACTCTTGCGCTCAGTGGCGATATGTAGCACCTCGGCGCTGATCTCGCCTGCGTGCCTCACTGCCAGAGCAATCTCCGGCGCGATGATGTCCACATAATCCTGGCCAGTAAACACGTCGCTGAAGGCCACCGGATAAGCGAACTCTCGGGGCCGGAAGCTGGTTCGGATAATCAGGTGCCTGGTGGCGGCCCGGGCAGCTTCCTCGGCCACCAGCTTGGTCAGCGAGTAGTAATTGACGACTGGCCCCGGCGTGTCGTCCTCGCGGTAATTGCCGGTCTGGCCGTCGAACACGTAATCGGTGCTGATGTGAACCAGTTTCGCGCCGACCGCGTTGGCTGCCCGCGCGATGTGCCGGGTGCCCTCCACATTAACGGCCCAGCAGCGCGACCGCTCCCTCTGCGCGCCGCCCACATTGGTGTAGGCGGCGGCGTGGACGATGATGTCCGGCTGCTCTCGCCCGATAACCTTTGAGACGCTCCCTGCGTCAGTGAGGTTCAGCTCGGCGCTGCTCGGCGCGATTAACTCAGGCAGCAGGGTACGCAGCTCCGTACCCAGCCGCCCGCTGCCGCCCGTGATCAGCACCTTCACCCCATATCCTCGGCCCACAGATCGTCGCCGAAGAAGTTCCAGGGCAATCTTCCCTCGTTGGGATCACTCAAATTGAACTGGGCGTCCATGGTGTAGATCAGGGTGGCTCCGGCCTCCCCTGCCTGATAGCCGTGTGCCACACCGCTGGGAATGTGCACCAGCATCGGCTGCTCGCCACTGAAGACCAGCTTGCGCTTGACGCCCAGGGTCGGGCTACCCTCACGGCAATCGATGAGCCAGATCATCAGCTGGCCCGACAGCACGCACCAGATCTCGTTCTGCTCATCTTTGACGTGAATGTGAAAGGCGTTGATTCGCCCTGCTGCTGCCCACGAGACGCTGATCTGGCGCGGCACGAGCTGGCCTGGCAATCCCTGAACGCCCTGT
This portion of the Deinococcus rubellus genome encodes:
- a CDS encoding SDR family oxidoreductase, whose product is MKVLITGGSGRLGTELRTLLPELIAPSSAELNLTDAGSVSKVIGREQPDIIVHAAAYTNVGGAQRERSRCWAVNVEGTRHIARAANAVGAKLVHISTDYVFDGQTGNYREDDTPGPVVNYYSLTKLVAEEAARAATRHLIIRTSFRPREFAYPVAFSDVFTGQDYVDIIAPEIALAVRHAGEISAEVLHIATERKSVYELACRRKPDVREGTRAEAGVALPGDVSLNTERWAALKIHLNKDAIQQP
- a CDS encoding IS5 family transposase (programmed frameshift), which produces MGRTDLTPEQWAKLEPEWPGNPRHGHAYKPHLPVINGILWRLKTGAPWRDIPERYGPWETCWDRFTRWSRDGTWKRVLVALQVKEDAQGKIDWDGASLDSTSCKAHRAAVGARKQPAKLGKKGALNDEWLGISRGGRNSKIHVLTEGKRRPLAVLVSEGQASDPTYLLPLLDEVCIRRPGPGRPRKRPPMVRVDRAYGARKYRQQLRSRKIVCVCPERKDAKKARLKKGSRGGRPPKFDAEADKGRQVVECNINRLKDFRALATRYEKRGHQFLAVVHVACIVLWL
- a CDS encoding DUF402 domain-containing protein; amino-acid sequence: MKRKVFDRRIWPRAISGEQTALNLPGGLIVDYRAGEVTAPKWVSVAGRALCILDSGYRWVHYAPSGATHALTVQLDASDRVQQLYVDVGEASGIGADGLPWMDDLYLDVVGLVDVQPDGRWQVTATEVIDQNELEEALQSGRVTPQQHAFAWAEADGVVSALHAQSFGPLEVMRRYLQDPYT
- a CDS encoding O-antigen ligase family protein; amino-acid sequence: MSVPISAQVPFTPPRWLPWLIAAVPVLPFFYLAAFGALGSLRRLPRVARWVLFYFAASQVLAALLTPNPLLSLAFGGVRTLLILAMISAGVYLQDSRHLRPLLWGQLIIFVWAWSYTLLTQGVAGVEARLNHPYYYPVSLGLVAVVALWLVMFWRGGAAWWRILAGLVVVATLLAAGSRGPMLALTLGSVAALLLAGHRGSRRWVVVPLGVVAIIILVVSALQLKFAPILRLLDDQTSGRNFVWADAYAAWQTSALGGVGAYQGGPYLTSLFKDGCALLPTLIADTPVCSLLDGIWMTAHNAWLHWLLETGVMGLSGLLVVYAYGLWAAVKSRDPLLIAVLFGYTAMNFVDVVIAVPSPHFAELWWVALGISVWRAQGAAAEQTRPAEPATAELIPPASTG
- a CDS encoding dTDP-4-dehydrorhamnose 3,5-epimerase family protein: MIPTLKIKLASEYADVLAFETYPAAPQIEGVWIQALRKNRSENGAFMEYLRLDEQGVQGLPGQLVPRQISVSWAAAGRINAFHIHVKDEQNEIWCVLSGQLMIWLIDCREGSPTLGVKRKLVFSGEQPMLVHIPSGVAHGYQAGEAGATLIYTMDAQFNLSDPNEGRLPWNFFGDDLWAEDMG